The proteins below are encoded in one region of Acidithiobacillus ferrooxidans ATCC 23270:
- a CDS encoding AtzE family amidohydrolase has translation MKPENDAFPQAQEIAQRVRSGEWRAVEVVQDTLRHIHARNGEINAFTCVTEARALREAEAVDQKVARGEDPGPLAGVPFAVKNLFDLQGEITLAGSKINRKDALAVADATAVRRLTAAGAVLVGALNMGEYAYDFTGENIHYGPSRNPHDRLRMTGGSSGGSGAAVAAGMVPIALGSDTNGSIRVPSSLCGIFGLKPTYGRLSRAGAFPFCPSLDHVGPLARSVADLALAYDAMQGADAADPVCADRATEPVSGSLADGVAGLKIAIAAGYFMQQATSAAEQALARVAAALNVTDLVEIPGTAQARAAAYLITNAESSNLHLDRLRHHAADYDPDVRDRMLAGTLLPASWNIQAQRFRRWYRAEVLKVFARYDLLLAPATPMSAPAIGQRYMELDGEQMMVRPHLGLYTQPLSFIGLPVVVVPVASAGAMPIGVQIIAAPWQEARIFKVARELELHGFTSPIPAR, from the coding sequence ATGAAGCCAGAGAACGACGCATTTCCGCAGGCGCAGGAAATTGCGCAGCGGGTCCGTAGCGGCGAGTGGCGCGCAGTGGAGGTGGTGCAGGATACACTCCGGCATATCCACGCCAGGAACGGCGAGATCAATGCCTTCACCTGCGTCACGGAAGCGCGTGCCCTACGGGAAGCGGAGGCAGTGGACCAGAAGGTGGCGCGGGGCGAAGACCCTGGGCCTCTGGCGGGGGTGCCCTTTGCGGTCAAAAATCTTTTCGATTTGCAGGGCGAGATTACCCTCGCCGGGTCCAAGATCAATCGAAAAGATGCCCTCGCCGTGGCGGACGCCACCGCCGTAAGACGGCTCACGGCAGCGGGCGCCGTCCTGGTGGGCGCTCTCAATATGGGCGAGTATGCCTACGATTTTACGGGTGAAAACATTCACTATGGGCCTTCCCGTAATCCCCATGACCGTTTGCGGATGACAGGCGGGTCCAGTGGCGGCAGTGGTGCCGCCGTAGCGGCAGGCATGGTGCCCATCGCCCTGGGTTCTGACACCAATGGTTCTATTCGGGTGCCGTCTTCCCTCTGCGGTATTTTTGGACTGAAGCCGACCTATGGCCGCTTGTCCCGGGCTGGAGCCTTTCCTTTCTGTCCCAGCCTCGATCATGTCGGCCCGCTGGCACGTAGCGTGGCGGATCTCGCTCTCGCCTATGATGCCATGCAAGGGGCGGATGCTGCGGACCCCGTTTGTGCGGATAGGGCGACTGAGCCGGTCAGTGGAAGTCTGGCAGACGGTGTCGCCGGCCTGAAAATCGCCATTGCCGCCGGCTATTTCATGCAACAGGCGACGTCAGCAGCGGAGCAGGCACTGGCGCGGGTCGCGGCGGCGCTGAATGTGACGGATCTCGTCGAAATTCCCGGCACGGCGCAGGCGCGTGCCGCCGCCTATCTCATCACCAATGCCGAAAGCAGCAATCTGCATCTGGATCGTTTGCGTCATCACGCCGCCGACTATGACCCGGACGTGCGGGATCGCATGCTGGCCGGTACGCTATTGCCCGCGTCCTGGAATATCCAGGCTCAGCGTTTCCGGCGCTGGTATCGGGCGGAAGTACTCAAGGTTTTCGCGCGCTATGACCTGTTGCTGGCACCGGCCACGCCCATGTCGGCGCCCGCCATCGGGCAGCGATATATGGAACTGGACGGGGAGCAAATGATGGTGCGACCGCATTTGGGTTTGTACACCCAACCCCTCTCCTTCATTGGCCTCCCGGTGGTGGTGGTGCCCGTAGCCAGCGCAGGGGCGATGCCTATCGGGGTCCAGATTATTGCTGCACCCTGGCAGGAGGCGCGAATATTTAAAGTCGCAAGAGAGCTTGAGTTGCACGGATTTACCAGTCCAATCCCCGCTCGCTAA
- the hpxZ gene encoding oxalurate catabolism protein HpxZ, translating into MVHTEINAPEVLQEMQAAFFRYEKALVENDVHVLDELFWNSVHTLRYGVAENLYGYAAIAEFRASRPAPALNRELVNTTITTYGQSFATANTEFRREQVHGRQSQTWIRTPEGWRIVAAHVSLMPTAT; encoded by the coding sequence ATGGTTCACACCGAAATCAATGCGCCCGAAGTCTTACAAGAAATGCAGGCAGCTTTTTTTCGTTATGAAAAAGCATTGGTGGAAAACGATGTTCATGTATTGGACGAATTATTTTGGAATAGTGTACACACGCTGCGCTACGGAGTGGCAGAAAATCTCTACGGCTATGCGGCCATTGCCGAGTTTCGGGCATCCCGTCCAGCCCCTGCGCTGAATCGGGAGTTGGTCAATACGACGATCACCACCTATGGACAGAGTTTTGCGACTGCCAACACGGAGTTCCGGCGCGAACAGGTGCATGGCCGACAAAGTCAGACCTGGATACGCACGCCAGAGGGTTGGCGTATCGTCGCGGCGCATGTGAGCCTGATGCCGACGGCAACTTAG
- a CDS encoding nucleotidyltransferase family protein, giving the protein MDAAIILAGGRSRRSGRQHKACRRVPGDGRNWIDRQVDILRQAGFAPVYLVTGYRPRRILACLHRRAMKRHNFRARRGPFSTLQVGLHNLSGPALVVQVDTTLPPVLWLRRLRRLAHARNVAAVSPIDRWGSGGHPLMVSQSWLPSLCAVPLGAADARLDRQLGYLSAVEHIRLPWNHYLRYSRLNTRQEWCSARRKLRSIL; this is encoded by the coding sequence ATGGATGCAGCCATCATTCTGGCGGGTGGCCGGTCCCGGCGCTCGGGGCGACAGCACAAAGCGTGCAGGCGTGTGCCCGGTGATGGCCGGAACTGGATTGACCGGCAGGTGGATATCCTGCGGCAGGCGGGGTTCGCGCCAGTGTATCTGGTGACAGGGTATCGGCCACGGCGGATTTTGGCTTGCCTGCATCGTCGTGCCATGAAACGGCATAACTTTCGGGCAAGGCGTGGGCCTTTCTCGACGCTTCAGGTAGGGTTGCATAATCTATCTGGCCCTGCGTTGGTGGTGCAGGTAGATACGACTTTGCCGCCCGTGCTATGGCTCAGGCGGCTGCGGCGCCTTGCACACGCTCGGAATGTTGCGGCGGTAAGTCCGATAGATCGCTGGGGTAGCGGCGGGCATCCGCTGATGGTATCGCAGAGTTGGCTACCATCACTCTGCGCAGTACCTTTGGGTGCAGCTGATGCAAGGCTAGATCGACAACTGGGTTATTTGTCGGCGGTAGAGCATATTCGCTTGCCGTGGAATCACTATTTGCGTTATTCCCGGCTGAATACCCGCCAGGAATGGTGTTCAGCGCGTCGCAAACTGAGGTCCATTCTGTGA
- the ggt gene encoding gamma-glutamyltransferase translates to MSAPHALAAEAGAAILRSGGNAIEAGIAVASTLSVVYPHMNGLGGDGFWLISDGDAHTVRGLAAAGPSGRRYSAALFHDRGLREIPFRGGLSALTVPGAVGGWGAAFGFSRDRWRGRKSWSDLLESAYCHAATGFPLSPNQSHTLTRFGDALRQQPGFAAHYMPGGEIMPTGRLWSQRALAQTLGTLAENGAEAFYHGPLAWQMAKGLKAAGSLLTEADLQAFEPRWVEPVRTAFGVGEAINMPPPTQGVASLMILALLNRVGLNGGDHLGSELIHNTVEITKLAFKYRDQLIADPDFCDVDIASLLNPDFLDDCAREIHPLIAMPLPPIGPAKGDTVWFGVVDGQGRMVSVIQSLYHEFGTGVVAGNTGVLWNNRGCAFSLEPGHVNVLVPGKRPFHTLNPALYAEQGRVQLAYGSMGGDGQPQTQAALLMRVKHYGLSLAESVASPRWLYGRTWGEISAGLRLEQRYSRTVFEDLQRWGHQVSWVPGYSDFMGHAGMVARDLEGGFAGAADPRSDGSVAMP, encoded by the coding sequence GTGAGTGCTCCGCACGCCCTGGCGGCCGAGGCCGGGGCCGCTATTTTGCGCAGCGGTGGTAATGCCATAGAGGCGGGTATCGCGGTGGCATCGACCCTCTCTGTGGTCTATCCCCACATGAACGGGCTGGGGGGCGACGGGTTCTGGCTGATCTCGGACGGCGATGCGCACACGGTGCGCGGACTGGCCGCTGCTGGTCCATCAGGACGACGCTATTCGGCAGCACTGTTTCATGATCGTGGGCTACGCGAGATTCCGTTCCGTGGCGGCTTATCCGCTTTGACAGTGCCTGGTGCGGTGGGCGGCTGGGGAGCAGCATTTGGGTTCTCCAGGGATCGCTGGCGGGGCCGTAAGTCCTGGTCCGATTTGCTGGAGAGCGCTTATTGCCACGCCGCCACCGGTTTTCCGCTCAGCCCTAACCAGAGCCATACCCTCACGAGATTTGGTGACGCACTCCGTCAGCAGCCGGGTTTCGCAGCGCATTACATGCCGGGGGGAGAGATAATGCCAACCGGGCGACTGTGGAGTCAACGGGCGCTGGCACAAACGCTCGGGACTCTGGCGGAGAATGGTGCAGAGGCTTTTTATCACGGTCCGCTCGCCTGGCAAATGGCGAAGGGTCTCAAAGCCGCTGGCAGTCTGCTGACAGAAGCCGATTTGCAGGCCTTCGAGCCCCGCTGGGTGGAGCCGGTGCGCACCGCCTTCGGCGTCGGCGAAGCCATCAATATGCCGCCGCCCACCCAGGGGGTAGCCTCGCTCATGATCCTCGCCCTGCTCAATCGCGTTGGACTCAACGGCGGGGACCATCTGGGCTCGGAACTGATTCATAACACGGTAGAAATCACCAAACTGGCCTTCAAGTACCGGGACCAGCTCATCGCTGATCCCGACTTTTGCGATGTGGACATTGCGTCATTGCTGAATCCGGATTTCCTGGATGACTGCGCCAGAGAGATACATCCCCTTATCGCGATGCCACTGCCACCCATTGGACCCGCCAAAGGCGATACGGTCTGGTTCGGGGTGGTGGATGGGCAAGGGCGGATGGTGAGTGTGATTCAGAGTCTCTACCACGAGTTCGGCACTGGCGTGGTGGCGGGCAATACTGGGGTGTTGTGGAATAATCGCGGCTGCGCCTTTTCTCTGGAGCCGGGACACGTCAATGTGTTGGTGCCGGGGAAACGCCCCTTTCATACCCTTAATCCAGCGCTCTATGCCGAGCAGGGGCGGGTGCAACTCGCCTACGGCAGTATGGGGGGAGATGGCCAGCCCCAAACCCAGGCGGCACTGCTCATGCGCGTCAAGCACTATGGGCTTTCCCTCGCCGAGTCAGTAGCCAGTCCGCGCTGGCTGTATGGGAGGACCTGGGGAGAGATCTCGGCCGGTTTGCGTCTGGAGCAGCGCTATTCCCGGACTGTTTTTGAGGATTTGCAGCGCTGGGGGCATCAAGTGTCATGGGTTCCGGGTTACAGTGATTTCATGGGTCATGCGGGCATGGTCGCGCGTGACCTGGAGGGTGGATTTGCCGGTGCCGCTGATCCCCGCAGTGATGGGAGCGTGGCAATGCCGTAG
- a CDS encoding HugZ family pyridoxamine 5'-phosphate oxidase — MMEKIEIVAAEINYLIANTQTMTLATLDSAGVPEASMAPFIHDAATRQFYTAVSGLSPHTAYLAAKKPVGIMIITDEQGAPQVLGRKRVSYTCDVHEIFRETEICHMLYEQFKAKFGGIMELLFQLPDFRLFGLDPLSGRYIAGFGGAYLLKGDSITPIGPDNLRKGPGLEQAP; from the coding sequence ATGATGGAAAAAATAGAGATCGTAGCTGCTGAAATAAACTATCTGATAGCCAATACACAAACCATGACTCTGGCCACACTCGATTCAGCAGGTGTCCCGGAGGCGTCTATGGCACCATTTATTCATGATGCGGCAACCCGTCAGTTTTATACCGCCGTGAGCGGACTTTCCCCACATACGGCCTATCTAGCGGCCAAAAAACCCGTCGGGATAATGATCATCACGGATGAACAGGGTGCCCCTCAGGTGCTTGGCAGAAAGCGCGTGAGCTATACGTGTGACGTCCATGAAATCTTCAGGGAAACCGAAATTTGTCATATGCTCTACGAGCAGTTCAAGGCCAAGTTCGGCGGCATCATGGAACTGTTATTCCAATTACCGGACTTTCGCCTGTTCGGCCTCGATCCCTTATCCGGGCGTTATATCGCGGGATTCGGAGGCGCCTATCTCCTAAAGGGCGATTCCATCACCCCGATTGGACCGGACAATCTCCGGAAGGGGCCCGGACTGGAACAAGCGCCATAG
- a CDS encoding polysaccharide deacetylase family protein, with translation MGNAVLGSLVMCPRCKIISANLVRLPKAAIGRGEIALTFDDGPDAHITPLVLDQLDLYGAKASFFCIGEKVAAQPDLVAEIVRRGHSIENHSYNHRNLFAFSGIRKLKMEVVATQQAIHSASNGISSRFFRAPFGFRSPWLGSVLRQTHMQHVAWTRRGYDAVCRNPEVVLRRLVHNLSAGDILLMHDGGSARTRNGQPVVLEVLPRLLERCASHGLRSVSLPMALSNAQL, from the coding sequence TTGGGAAATGCCGTGTTGGGATCTCTGGTCATGTGTCCACGCTGCAAAATAATCAGTGCCAACTTGGTACGCTTGCCAAAAGCGGCCATAGGTCGCGGTGAGATAGCATTAACTTTTGACGACGGGCCGGATGCCCACATAACCCCCCTGGTGCTGGACCAACTGGATCTCTATGGCGCGAAAGCCAGCTTCTTTTGTATTGGCGAGAAAGTGGCCGCACAGCCAGATTTGGTTGCGGAAATCGTGCGTCGCGGACATAGTATAGAAAATCACAGCTATAATCACCGAAATCTATTTGCATTTAGTGGGATAAGGAAACTAAAAATGGAAGTCGTGGCCACACAACAGGCCATTCATTCCGCAAGTAACGGCATCAGCTCCAGGTTTTTTCGTGCCCCATTTGGCTTTCGCAGTCCATGGTTGGGTAGCGTATTGCGCCAGACCCATATGCAGCATGTGGCCTGGACCCGGCGCGGCTATGACGCTGTTTGTCGTAATCCCGAGGTGGTGCTCCGTCGCCTCGTCCACAATCTTTCTGCCGGCGACATTTTGTTGATGCACGACGGAGGATCGGCACGTACACGTAATGGCCAGCCGGTTGTACTGGAGGTGCTGCCCAGGCTATTGGAACGGTGCGCGAGCCACGGACTGCGCAGTGTATCTTTGCCAATGGCGCTCAGTAATGCGCAATTATAA
- a CDS encoding NAD(P)/FAD-dependent oxidoreductase, protein MGKNEMSTLAPAAQICDVLVIGGGPAGSTISALLAGRGYQVTVLEKAYHPRFHIGESLLPANLPLLRELGVAEEIRRIGMEKWGAEFNSPYHAEKMQTFSFADAWDKSMPMAYQVRRSEFDEILIRNAERKGAKVMEGCRANAVEFLRDNAGVLVHAQHGDDRQETWQARFLVDASGRDTFLGNRLKSKRRNSKHNGSALYAHFRGAQRLGGREEGNISLFWFEHGWFWFIPLADGTTSVGAVVWPYYLKSRSKPVNEFFQETIEMCPALAARLVNAQRTTDVEATGNYSYACDQTHGPNYLLLGDAFAFIDPVFSSGVMLAMQSAFIGAETIDTCLREPQRAARALRDFDRRVRHGGKVFSWYIYHISQPAMRDMFMRSNNVLRAREAVLSVLAGDIFRKTPIWPSLAVFKGIYYLSSLRHARRSWAAWKRRKEDIRV, encoded by the coding sequence ATGGGAAAAAATGAAATGTCCACTTTGGCTCCGGCAGCGCAAATCTGTGACGTCCTGGTGATCGGCGGAGGGCCGGCGGGCTCCACGATCAGTGCGTTACTGGCAGGGCGGGGCTACCAGGTGACCGTTCTGGAAAAGGCGTACCATCCCCGCTTCCATATCGGTGAATCGCTACTTCCGGCCAATTTACCCCTATTGCGGGAATTGGGTGTTGCAGAGGAAATCCGGCGCATCGGCATGGAAAAATGGGGGGCGGAGTTCAATTCGCCTTACCATGCAGAGAAGATGCAGACCTTTTCTTTTGCCGACGCATGGGACAAATCCATGCCGATGGCGTATCAGGTGCGGCGTTCCGAATTCGACGAGATCCTCATTCGCAATGCAGAGCGAAAAGGCGCCAAGGTCATGGAAGGTTGTCGCGCGAACGCTGTGGAGTTTCTGCGCGATAACGCCGGGGTGCTGGTCCATGCGCAGCACGGAGATGACCGCCAGGAAACCTGGCAGGCACGCTTCCTGGTGGATGCATCCGGCCGCGATACGTTCCTGGGCAATCGTCTCAAATCCAAACGCCGCAACTCCAAGCATAATGGCTCCGCCCTCTACGCGCATTTTCGCGGTGCCCAGCGCCTTGGCGGCAGGGAAGAAGGAAATATTTCGTTATTCTGGTTTGAGCACGGGTGGTTCTGGTTCATTCCCCTTGCGGATGGAACGACCAGCGTAGGGGCCGTGGTGTGGCCGTACTACCTCAAATCCAGAAGCAAACCGGTAAACGAGTTTTTTCAGGAAACCATCGAAATGTGCCCTGCCCTCGCAGCACGGCTGGTGAATGCCCAGCGCACTACCGATGTCGAGGCCACCGGCAACTACTCCTACGCTTGCGATCAAACCCATGGGCCCAACTATCTGCTGCTGGGCGATGCATTTGCTTTTATCGACCCGGTTTTTTCTTCGGGGGTCATGCTGGCGATGCAAAGCGCATTCATCGGCGCCGAGACCATCGACACGTGCCTGCGTGAGCCGCAGCGCGCGGCGCGGGCGCTCAGGGATTTCGATCGCCGGGTGCGCCACGGCGGCAAGGTTTTTTCCTGGTATATTTATCACATCAGCCAACCCGCCATGCGCGATATGTTTATGCGCTCGAATAACGTGCTGAGGGCCAGGGAGGCGGTACTCTCGGTCCTTGCCGGAGATATTTTCAGGAAGACGCCGATTTGGCCCTCTCTTGCCGTCTTTAAGGGTATTTATTACTTGTCTTCCCTGCGTCATGCACGTCGTTCATGGGCAGCCTGGAAGCGGCGTAAAGAAGACATACGAGTATAG
- a CDS encoding chorismate transformation enzyme, FkbO/Hyg5 family, translated as MPTDAGELYYSYARPADGALPSLSRQKGLLGIITFQTGFVGEGDGAKPEGILQIPLSGRGDDLCELWKTTQPVLAGTFGDITYRCSRDFLFGSIALAVADLPAGNHGLIHPPLQNAAELAYQQIFSLLDRHGYPGLLRIWNFVPDINGVSHGLEHYRQFNIGRQDAFLAHNRLPSRQNIPAASALGSVDGPLVVYFLAARRNSVAVENPRQISAYHYPQEYGPSSPTFSRAGWVDLGQQKILFISGTASIIGHQTRHGGNVAAQARESMANIAAVVAETNRVAAGSPYDLNDLSYKVYLRQFTDLPIVRAELDRLVTPKAPIFYLQADICRADLLVEIEATAGVLHGGMA; from the coding sequence TTGCCTACTGATGCGGGAGAACTTTATTACTCTTACGCCCGTCCTGCCGATGGCGCGTTGCCGTCATTGTCCAGGCAGAAAGGTTTGCTGGGAATCATTACATTCCAAACCGGTTTTGTTGGAGAAGGGGATGGTGCCAAGCCCGAGGGAATATTACAAATACCGTTATCCGGCCGGGGAGATGATCTATGTGAACTATGGAAGACCACGCAACCGGTGCTTGCCGGGACGTTTGGCGATATTACCTACCGCTGCAGCCGCGACTTTTTGTTTGGCAGCATCGCCTTGGCCGTAGCCGACCTTCCAGCCGGCAATCATGGCCTGATTCACCCCCCTTTACAGAACGCGGCCGAACTCGCGTATCAGCAGATATTCAGCCTGCTGGATCGCCACGGGTACCCGGGCCTGTTGCGTATTTGGAATTTTGTGCCGGACATCAATGGGGTTAGCCATGGTCTTGAACACTATCGTCAATTCAATATAGGTCGCCAGGATGCGTTCCTTGCCCACAATCGCCTTCCGTCGAGGCAAAACATCCCCGCAGCCAGCGCATTGGGCTCCGTCGATGGACCGCTGGTCGTGTACTTTCTTGCGGCACGGCGTAACTCGGTGGCCGTTGAAAACCCCAGGCAGATCAGTGCCTACCATTACCCGCAAGAATACGGGCCAAGCAGCCCGACCTTCTCTCGTGCCGGCTGGGTTGATCTAGGACAACAAAAAATTCTCTTCATTTCCGGAACGGCCAGCATCATCGGGCATCAAACCCGGCATGGCGGGAATGTGGCGGCGCAAGCACGCGAAAGCATGGCGAATATCGCCGCCGTCGTCGCAGAGACAAATCGCGTCGCGGCTGGATCCCCATATGACCTCAACGACCTTTCCTACAAGGTTTATTTGCGGCAGTTCACGGATCTGCCGATCGTTCGGGCCGAACTGGATCGTCTTGTTACGCCAAAGGCTCCGATATTTTATCTTCAGGCTGATATCTGCCGAGCAGATCTTCTGGTGGAAATTGAGGCAACCGCGGGCGTACTCCATGGCGGTATGGCATGA
- a CDS encoding lysophospholipid acyltransferase family protein codes for MSQVQGSGIPGILRTLREYLAFYCGLGLLASVSLLWSVLALPLSLVLPRKWKKRTGRLVITMGFRIYLRALSIMGACRFDLKALDILQGESPMIIAPNHPSLMDALMVISRLPNLACIMKSELVDNVFFGAGARLAGYIRNDSLRGMIYLAVEDLRSGSHLLLFPEGTRSNRLPIGTVRGSIALIAKEAGVPIQTVLIETDSAFLTKGWPFFRKPSMPIHYRIHLGQRFDPPTDVRVFTAELESYFQSALVDAKLPHLPAVTDVHSS; via the coding sequence ATGAGCCAAGTCCAGGGGTCGGGTATTCCAGGTATATTGCGTACGCTGCGGGAATATCTCGCCTTCTATTGCGGGCTGGGACTGTTGGCGAGCGTCAGCCTCCTGTGGTCCGTGCTGGCCCTGCCACTGAGCCTCGTGCTGCCCAGGAAATGGAAAAAACGGACGGGACGACTGGTTATTACCATGGGTTTCCGAATCTACCTGCGGGCCTTATCCATTATGGGGGCCTGCCGTTTTGACCTGAAGGCGCTGGATATTCTCCAGGGCGAATCGCCCATGATCATCGCGCCCAATCACCCTTCGCTGATGGATGCGCTGATGGTGATTTCCCGCTTGCCCAATCTGGCGTGCATCATGAAGTCAGAGTTGGTGGATAACGTATTTTTTGGCGCGGGCGCCCGTTTGGCTGGTTATATCCGCAATGATTCGTTACGCGGCATGATCTATCTTGCCGTGGAAGACCTGCGCAGCGGCAGTCATTTGCTGCTCTTCCCGGAAGGCACCCGGAGCAACCGTCTCCCCATCGGGACCGTACGCGGTAGCATTGCCCTGATTGCCAAGGAGGCTGGGGTGCCTATCCAAACTGTTTTGATCGAAACCGACTCGGCTTTCCTGACCAAGGGCTGGCCTTTTTTCCGCAAGCCATCCATGCCCATTCACTATCGAATACATCTCGGCCAACGCTTTGACCCGCCGACCGATGTGCGCGTCTTCACCGCGGAGTTGGAAAGCTACTTCCAATCGGCATTGGTGGACGCCAAATTGCCGCATCTCCCCGCAGTAACGGATGTTCATTCTTCATGA
- a CDS encoding glycosyltransferase family 2 protein: MSGASTTHLLLIPSYNPGPKVYETVALARQRWNPVWIVVDGSTDGTAAGLEALAAQDGGLHVFQRTSNQGKGAAVLFGLDQAATQGYTHVLTMDSDGQHPMDAIPAFMAASLQNPDAMILGVPVFDASAPTLRVKGRRVSNWWANLETLGGGIGDSLFGFRVYPIAPLRQLMHSQRWMRRFDFDPEAAVRMSWRGVRIINMPATVRYFRADEGGVSHFRYLRDNVLLTWMHTRLFFGFLVRLPVLLLRYWSGR; the protein is encoded by the coding sequence ATGAGCGGGGCGTCGACTACTCACCTGTTGCTGATTCCTAGCTACAATCCCGGTCCAAAGGTGTATGAAACCGTGGCATTGGCACGGCAGCGGTGGAACCCCGTATGGATAGTGGTGGATGGCAGCACCGACGGAACGGCTGCGGGGCTGGAGGCGCTGGCCGCCCAAGACGGCGGGTTACACGTTTTTCAACGCACCAGTAATCAGGGTAAGGGCGCGGCCGTGCTTTTCGGTCTGGATCAGGCCGCCACGCAGGGTTACACTCATGTGCTGACGATGGATTCCGACGGGCAGCACCCCATGGATGCCATTCCCGCGTTTATGGCAGCATCCCTGCAAAATCCGGATGCCATGATCCTCGGAGTCCCGGTCTTCGATGCCAGCGCTCCAACCTTGCGAGTAAAAGGCCGCAGGGTATCCAACTGGTGGGCCAACTTGGAGACCCTGGGGGGAGGCATTGGTGATTCCCTGTTTGGTTTTCGCGTTTATCCCATCGCGCCGTTGCGGCAACTGATGCACTCACAACGCTGGATGCGACGCTTCGATTTCGATCCGGAGGCGGCGGTGCGTATGTCCTGGCGTGGTGTCAGAATTATCAACATGCCAGCAACAGTCCGCTATTTCCGCGCCGATGAGGGCGGAGTATCCCATTTTCGCTATCTGCGGGACAACGTGCTGCTTACCTGGATGCACACTCGCCTGTTCTTCGGTTTTCTGGTTCGTTTGCCCGTATTGTTGTTGCGTTACTGGTCTGGGCGGTAA
- a CDS encoding cation:proton antiporter, with translation MSTLSHVFDLPAQKSELLIFFTLLSLSVIIFAARMGGEIAARIGQAAVVGEIVAGIVLGPSLFGLLMPDAFHYIFHSIPAGPLDALSQLGLILLMFQIGLEFDFSHLKEKANRNAVLWVATASMLIPFVLGLGFGLVSAPVLAPQAEPWTSALFIATAFSITAVPILGRIMMEFGMTRSRLGVIAISAAAINDVVGWLLLALVTTLALSHFEALTFAIKVFLVFAFIVIWISGIRPLMKWVIRRFSAGGKLTPHLLGIILISIFVSGLITSSLGIFTIFGGFIMGVILHDADEFVEAWNERVSPFVLVFFLPIFFTYTGLRTNIGGLDSASLWGWCGSILLLATVGKFGGAYGAARIAGLNHHQAKVMGIMMNTRALMELIVINVGYDLGAISQQVFTMLVIMAIFSTIITTPFLRAWLPRAGVQLTSPVPIPERSQNRLTTDYRPDQ, from the coding sequence ATGAGCACGCTTAGTCATGTTTTTGATCTGCCCGCGCAGAAATCCGAACTGCTGATCTTTTTCACATTGCTGTCACTCAGCGTCATCATATTCGCCGCGCGCATGGGTGGAGAAATCGCCGCCAGGATCGGCCAGGCGGCGGTGGTTGGCGAAATCGTCGCCGGAATCGTGCTGGGTCCGTCGCTGTTCGGCCTGCTGATGCCCGATGCCTTCCACTACATTTTTCATTCGATTCCTGCTGGCCCCCTGGATGCCCTTTCTCAACTGGGTCTGATCCTGTTGATGTTTCAGATCGGTCTGGAATTCGATTTTTCCCACCTGAAAGAAAAAGCAAACCGGAATGCGGTGTTATGGGTGGCAACGGCAAGTATGCTGATACCATTCGTCCTTGGTCTGGGGTTCGGCCTGGTCAGCGCGCCCGTTCTCGCTCCCCAAGCCGAACCGTGGACATCGGCACTGTTTATCGCCACCGCATTTTCTATCACCGCCGTACCCATCCTTGGCCGCATCATGATGGAGTTCGGCATGACCAGATCCCGCCTCGGAGTCATTGCCATCAGTGCGGCGGCAATCAACGACGTCGTCGGCTGGTTGTTGCTCGCGCTGGTGACGACTCTGGCGCTGTCCCATTTTGAAGCGCTCACCTTCGCCATCAAGGTTTTTTTGGTATTCGCTTTCATCGTCATCTGGATATCTGGCATTCGGCCGCTGATGAAATGGGTGATCCGGCGCTTCAGCGCGGGAGGCAAGCTGACTCCGCATTTGTTGGGCATCATCCTGATCAGCATATTCGTTTCCGGATTGATCACCTCTTCGTTGGGGATTTTCACGATCTTTGGCGGCTTCATCATGGGCGTCATCCTCCACGACGCGGATGAATTCGTGGAGGCGTGGAATGAGCGGGTCTCCCCTTTTGTGCTGGTCTTCTTTCTCCCGATTTTCTTCACTTATACGGGCCTGCGTACCAATATTGGCGGATTGGACAGCGCGTCACTCTGGGGTTGGTGCGGATCGATCTTACTTCTTGCGACGGTGGGCAAGTTCGGCGGTGCATATGGGGCGGCACGGATCGCCGGTTTGAACCACCACCAGGCCAAGGTTATGGGCATCATGATGAATACCCGCGCATTAATGGAGTTGATCGTCATCAATGTAGGATATGATCTGGGTGCCATATCCCAGCAGGTTTTCACCATGCTGGTGATCATGGCCATCTTCAGCACCATCATCACGACACCTTTTCTCCGTGCGTGGTTACCCCGGGCCGGGGTACAACTGACCTCCCCCGTTCCCATACCCGAGCGGTCGCAAAACCGTTTGACCACAGATTACCGCCCAGACCAGTAA